Proteins encoded within one genomic window of Eurosta solidaginis isolate ZX-2024a chromosome 1, ASM4086904v1, whole genome shotgun sequence:
- the LOC137237936 gene encoding uncharacterized protein, with amino-acid sequence MSNSAMVGVAICCILVLLAVFIVIIIVVGQTMGAPK; translated from the coding sequence ATGAGTAACAGCGCCATGGTTGGTGTCGCAATTTGTTGCATACTGGTCCTGCTGGCCGTCTTCATTGTAATCATCATAGTTGTTGGGCAAACAATGGGTGCACCCAAGTGA